From the genome of Pseudophryne corroboree isolate aPseCor3 chromosome 9, aPseCor3.hap2, whole genome shotgun sequence:
TGCCCAGCCTGGTACCTTACTGCCTCAATGCTTTTGATCCTGCTCTCCCACCTGGTGTCGGACCATGATTTCAGGGTGGTGTTGACGTGTTTTAGGAGGATAGCCCATCTATGCGTAGATGCTGAGAAAAGGGTGAATATTTTCATTAAATATCCAAAGTAGCCAACTGCATCTGCTGAGGTCTTAGCAGCATCAGCTACCACCAGATTTAAAGTGTGGGCACCACATGGGACAAAAAAGGCTCTTGAGTTTTGCTGCAGCAGCCTAGCCTGAACACCTTTATTCTTTCCCTTCATGTTAGCACCGTTGTCATAAGATTGGCCTCTGCAGTCCTGAAAGGGAATGTTAAGATCCTCCAGCTTTTCTAGGATTAGAGATGACAAACTTTCTCCTGTTGACGCCTCTGCCACAAGGAAACCCATGAAATGTTCTTTAATTTGTGGTGGTTCATCCAGTGTCACAATTCTTATAATAACAGAGAGCTGTTCCTTATGACTTAGGTCAGGGGTACAATCCAAAATGATGGAGTAATACTTTGATGTTTTGATCTCTTCAACCATCGTGTCAAGTATTTTGGCACTGATTGAGTCTATCAATTCATTTTGGATTCTCTTTCCCAAATAATGTATGTGACGGCCAGTATCACTTTGCACCCTTTCAACATGAAAATTCATTACTGGGTCAAATTTGGCCAAAAGCTCCACCTCTTTCAGGAAATTACCATTGTCTGGTTTGTTCAATGTGTCTGTAGACCCCCTTAAAGCCATGTTTCTTTCAGCTAATGACTGAATTATTGCTACTAATCTAGTAAGAACTTGACGCCACCTGTTTCTCTCGGCTTCAGCGAGTGCCATCTCTTGTTTATCGATGGTTTGCCCCTTGGCAAGGCGGACCTCCAATTCCTTCCATATTTTCATGTTTGTATTGTGCTCCTGGCTATCCTCATGGGTCTTGAGCAACTGGCCTGCATTTTTCCAGTCACTTAAACCTTCTTTAATCAACTTAAAATCTTTCTGAGAAAACAGTttgcagcagaaacagtacagacTATCATTCTTTTTTGAGTACATTAGCCAACTTCTTTTAATTTTTTCTCCATTGACCCAGACTCTGCTGAAATACTGATGCTGACATCTTCTTCCATCTTTTAGTTTTGTAAATGTAAAAGTTGTTTTGATCTTATACGGTCCTCTGATGACAAACTCTGTTCTTACGTTATCAGATAAGATAGACGGCCAATCAGCAGGGTCTATTGGAACAGCCTGTAGAGGTACAACAGAAGTGGAATGCCCAGCAGATGCAGTAGGTGTGCTTGATACAGTGCTTGGTAGTGCTGGGGAGGCGATAACAGGGGCACTAGATTTTGAAGTGCTGCGCAGTGCTGAGGATACGATGAtgggggcacttgatgttgaagtgctggacagtgctgTGGATTCGATGAtgggggcacttgatgttgaagtgctggacagtgctgaggatgcgatgatggcggcacttgatgttgaagtgctggacagtgctgaggattcgatgatgggggcacttgatgttgaagtgctggacagtgctgaggatgcgatgatggcggcacttgatgttgaagtgctggacagtgctgaggaGGTGATGATaagggcacttgatgttgaagtgctgtgctgtgctgaGGAGGCTAAGGCAGagtcacttgatgttgaagtgctggacagtgctgaggatgcgatgatgggggcacttgatgttgaagttcTGGGCTGTGCTGAGGAGGCTAAGGCAGAGTcatttgatgttgaagtgctggacagtgctgaggaGGCAATGAcaggggcacttgatgttgaagtgctggacagtgctgaggaGGCGATGACaagggcacttgatgttgaagtgctgggctgTGCTGAGGAGGCAATGATaagggcacttgatgttgaagtgctgggcaGTGCTGAGGATGCAATGACAAAgacacttgatgttgaagtgctgggcaGTGCTGTGGATGCGATGAcaggggcacttgatgttgaagtgctgggctgTGCTGAGGAGGCTAAGGCAGGGTcccttgatgttgaagtgctgggctgTGCTGAGGAATCAATGACAGGATCACTTGAGGTTGAAGTGCTGGGCTGTGCTAAGGAATCAATGACAGGGTCACTTGAGGTTGAAGTGCTGGGCTGTGCTGAGTAGGTAGGTAAAGGATGGCTTGATGCTGGACTGCTGGGCTGTGATAAGCAGGAGTTGTCTGCAGGTGGTCCCCGATTTGTAGAAGTGGGGTTACTTAAATATTTAAGAAGTGCATCTGAAAAAAGAAGAGATGTATATATGAACAAAGTACATTACATGCAATAGTATAGTTGCATAGCCTATAACATTTAATTAGATTACCTTTgtcttttttccatttttcttcctcttcttttcttttttttcttccttgtgCACCAGAGGGCTTTGGGCGTTTTGACATAATGGTTCAAGTGTTTCAACAAATTCTAGCATAAAATATAAGGTATTTACAGGAAGCTATTACTTCTGTTCTCCAGTATCAGGATGAGCAATATATGATGTCCCCAGTTCACATGgttatgacatacatttcacaatATTACAGATGTACCCCTTCTATTTGCGGTACAGTGTGAACGCATGCTCCCGCAACCACCGCCGAGTACAAGTGCTTTTAACTACAGGTAGTGAGAGCATAGCTTCCCGCTACCCATGCTCACTACCTCCTGCCGGCTCCCCCTTCCTTTAAAGGGCAGCCGCCCAGTTTACATAGCCATGCCACATATTACTGACCACAGTTCAcatgattatgccacacattattgacCATAGTTCACACGGTGCTGCCCCGAAGGGGCAGATTATTTAAACAAAGTTTCACACAagtttcatatatactgtatacttaaaAACAATAATCTGGGTCACCCGCAATGCATATATAAAGACATTAGAGGGTTATACAAAATTAATCATTCTTCTACTACAACTGAATGAGGAACATATAATATTTAGGACCAATTTATAAGAtagagtaaaaaaagaaaaaatttacaataagaatattttttaaacataatgccccataacagtgccctagttcacattacatTATATTGTACGGTGGCCAATAAACATTATGCaacaaagtacccccaattcacattaagacatgttggggcagatgtactaagcctggagaagtgataaagcagtgataagtggaaggtgataacgcaccagccaatcagcttctaactttcatttttcaaattgtaatgattggctggtgcgttatcaccttccacttatcacggttttatcacttttccaggcttaatacatctgcttcaCAGTGTATccagttcaaattataccacactatagtgcctccacttcatattgtgccacattacagtgccccagctcacattatgtatTATAAGCCCTTCAAGTTCATTTTAAACCACATTTCAAAGAGCAGGTCCAGAggtataactagaaataatgtagactccaaggcaaaagtttgtaagggcccctatgtataacctaatggcaaaaaatgtatacaacacatgtaattttgacatagcagctgcactccctgcacctatggtagctacgccctgtatataacacatgtaactgtgacagggaagatggcccctctcagctctgggccccataacaactgcactgcctgcacccatggtagctacgccctgtatataacacatctaaCCGTGACagagaaggtgacccctctcagctctgggccccatagcaactgcactccctgcacctatggtagctacgccctgtatataacacatgtaactgtgacagggaagttggcccctctcagctctggccccatagcagctgcactccctgcacctatggtagctacaccttgtatataacacatgtaactgtgacagggaaggtggctcctctcagctctggccccatagcagctgcactccctgcacctatggtagctacaccctgtatataacacatgtaactgtgacagggaaggtggcccctctcagctctggccccatagcagctgcactccctgcacctatggtagctacacccctgtatataacacatgtaactgtgacaggaaaggtggcccctctcagttctggccccatagcagctgctctccctgcacctatggtagctacaccctgtatattacacatgttactgtgacagggaaggtgacccctctcagctctgggccccatagcaactgcactccctgcacctatggtagctacgccctgtatataacacatgtaactgtgacagggaagttggcccctctcagctctggccccatagcagctgcactgcctgcacctatggtagctacaccccgtatataacacatgtaactgtgacagggaaggtggctcctctcagctctggccccatagcagctgcactgcctgcacctatggtagctacaccctgtatataacacatgtaatgggccctacacacttgtagatttgaaagatttaaaagattaaagatatgatagatgaaagatttcccatgaacgattatgtgcatacacactgaacaatgtctgatgaaagatttgaaagatttgaaagatccagcttcatttaaatactgggcatggggggtaattccaagttgattgcagcaggattttttttatagcaattgggcaaaaccatgtgcactgcagcagatataacatttgcagagagagttagatttgggtgggttattttatttctgtgcagggtaaatactggctgctttatttttacactacaaattagattgcagattgaacacaccccacccaaatctaactctcgctgtacatgttatatctgcctcccctgcagtgcacatagttttgcccaattgctaacaaaaatcctgctgcgatcaacttggaattaccctcatggttTTAGGAAGGTGGGCAAATGACAATGTCAATAATTcatcatattcaataaaaaaacggatttgacagtcccgctgtcgaaaaacggaccaattgacgatagtgtgcatcctggattcgacttcatggacggcacaaaagtgttaaaaaaaaaaccctgaaagaaattgcgtgtggtcccccctcctaagtataaccagcctcgggctctttgagctggtcctggttataaaaattcggggggaaaaatgacatgggatcccccgtattttaacaaccagcaccgggctctgcgtccggtcctggtgccaaaaatacgggggacaaaaagcgtaggggtcccccgtatttttggaaccagcaccgggctccactagtcagagagataatgccacagccgggggacacttttatatcggtccctgcggccctggcattaaatcactaactagtcacccctggccggggtaccctggaggagtggggatcccttaaatcaaggggtccccccctccagccacccaagggccaggggtgaagcccgaggctgtcccccccatccatgggctgcggatggggggctgatagccttgtgtcaaataaaagaatattgttttttgcagcagaactacaagtcccagcaaacctcccacgcaagctggtacttggagaaccacaagtaccagcatgcaggggggaaacgggtccgctggtacctgtagttctactacaagaaaaatacccgaataaaaacagtacacacacaccgtgacagtacaattttattacatacatgcacacttacattcatacatacttacctatgttgacacgaggctcggtccccttgtccacgtagaatccatgggtgtgcttcatgcacactgccgggggacaaaccgctgcccaccaatgtatataatatatttccccctgcccaccaatgcattatgtcccccggcagtgtgcatgcagcatgtgttctcagtacacaacatatcaatatgcatgctgtgtactaggaacacatgctgcatgcacactgccgggggacataatgcattggtggacagtggattttattaaattcattggtggccagtgtgtcattggtggccagtgttttatacattggtggccagtgttttatacattggtggccagtgggaacaCTGTGCTATACTTACCAAAGACGCGCTGCTCCTTTTCCACGATGCTGCGGCTGGCTGTGCTGCGGCTGCGCTCCTCTTCAGTGACGGCCGGGAGTTCCTCTGATGACGGACGGTCCGGGACGGATGGGCGTGGCGTGCAGGCGGCGGGGCGGAGGATCGTCGTTATCATGAGCTCTGAAGAATGGGCAAAAGCCCTGAAACATTGACATAATACACACTTTGGTGGTGTTTAAACCTGTTGCAATCTCCTGAGTGTCGCCTCTCTCCAAttctttgtgtgtatgtgtatatatatatatatatatatatatatatatatatatatatatatattatatctctctCATCCAAAGGTACAGcacttctggtgactcaaaataaataaatatatatatatatatatatatatatattataattctgTACACTAAAGGGCACTGAATCGTTGTCATACCACTATGCCAGCGTGTTATATTATTGAGTCACCAGGAGTGCTGTACCTTTGTATGATATTATCTTGTTTTCAACGAGCACCCGCTGCAGTATTGATGTATTACAGGGAGAACCGGACCTTtggaagtatattatatatattttccacacacacacatatatatatatatatatgctagtagAAATCATTGCAGCACTCTTGAGAATTTCCATATAAAAACGTGTATTAAACATACCGCGTGGTATGGCGTGATATGTTTAATACCCATTTTTATgtggaaagactctgagtgccgcagcaATTTCTACTAGCCCATACCACACAGTACCCTGGAGGCACCAGAGCAGATAACGACCAGCTGAttggagtgccggtccatgcactattggggtatatatatatatatatatatatatatacacagtcaacattttatatatcttttattcatACATCTTTCGTCAGGTTCTGACAAAATATGTATGAATAGAAGACATCTGAAACGTTGACTATTTTAACAGTACCACTGGAGTGTGCTTcgccatgtatattatatatatatatatgtatatattttatatatacatatgtatttataatatagatatctaataaatatatatcggcGGCAATGAGGCGACACTCACCAGACTTGCTACGATACTCGTCCCTGACAACGGGCGCAAGCCTGAAACGTAGGATTAAAGGACGCAAATTTTATGTTTACAGAATTCTGATGAGTTCCGCCTCATTGCTGCCGATATACATAGGTTtacagggttcactacgatctgccggcggctggcctcccggcgaccagcataccagcgccgggaggctggccgccggcttatcgacagtgtggcgagcgcaaatgagccccttgcgggctcgatgcgctcgccacactactggcacggtggcgcgctacgcgcgcaacactattttattctccctccaggggggtcgtggacccccacgagggagaataagtgttggtatgccggctgtcgggctcccggcgccggtatgctggtcgccgggagcccgaccgccggcatactgaaaaccATCCTATTTACAGACCTTAGGATGGCACCTCAGCAAATGTTACAATAGGAGTGCAAGcaaattgagaaaaaaaaaaatatatatataaataaatatattatatatatatatattatatatatatatatatataaatatataatatatatatacataatatatataatatatatatatataatatatatatatatatatatataatatatattggcaAAATGACAGAATGGACACTGTGACTGAATTAACACTGCCTTACTGTCAGCAGCTGTACTTTTGCTGCTTTGCGGTGGTGGTGTCAGGGTGCAATTAGCTGCTCCCGGCTGGCCTTGAGTCCCACAGTCTCTCCCTTCGGCCTCCGCCTCCCAACTTCATTGATGGCGCAGTGCCCGGAGTCTTACTGACTCCGCtaaggaccatgggaggaggagctgctgcggccggACATGCGCAGTAGCCctcctcccggagcggcggccatctttgtaaggggcagcccagcagcagacGCTGCTGGAATACCCACACTGCCCCTGAGTAGCGCCGCTGCGCCGGCGCTGTGAGCCGCACGCACAGTGACAGCCAGTGTCGCCCTCACTCACCCGCTCACCCGCTCCATCCTCCGGCCGCGCTACGCTGCTACCGCAGGCAGCTCTGCTCTAATGGAAGAGCAGAGGCGGCGAACAGCGGGCGCCCCCCCCTCACTAGCAAATTATATGTAAATCAGCAACTAGGTaaaggcagatgccctaggcaattgcctagtctgcctatagctagggccggctctgtttgccTGAGTATCATTTGTGCatgtatttatattagagatgagtgggttcggttttacttggatttactcgaatttacccgaatctccttattggctattggacgtcacgtgttttggatagccaataagaaggatccagaaaataagaaatggcgataattctggcataaAGTACCGAGTGAATCCGataccactcatctctaatttatatagatTGTTGACTGTCTGATTATCAGCCGAACACTAACCACCTCTACTAGCCATTACCTCCTAGCTTGTTTATACCTTTCTCCTATTGAATTGATCTTTGTCTTGAATGCTTCAGGATTCAGTAGGTATTGGAATTTTGTGGTCTTTTAGATTTTCCTCCACTTGCTATTGGACGTCATTATTTGTATACCTTTATCTGACAAACCGTTTGGCTGTATAACATGTTCTCTTCTTGCTACTGCACAAATGTTTGTTTCTCATTATATTTTATTGTGAAAACTCAATAAAtaccattaaaaataaataaataaataaataaatctttcaaAGAATAGCACAAATAGATGAAACACAAATATGTTTATTTAAGTGTCTCCAGGTGTTAGCAGGGGTTCATGCCTCTCTCCGGTGGTGCTGGGGGACACATGCCTCTCTCCGGTGGTGCTGGGGGGCGCATGCCTCTCTCCGATGGTGCTGGGGGGCGCATGCCTCTCTCCGGTGGTGCTGAGGGCGCATGCCTCTCTCCGGTGATGTTGGGGGGCGCATGACTCTCTCCGGTGGTAGTGGAAAGTATAAGCCTCTCCCCGGTGGTAGTAGGGAGCACATATGTCACACTTTATGGATCCTCAATGCCAGGGCTGAGGTCTAGCTTCTTGCCACGACACCATACCACCCATAGACAAACGAAACTGGCTACTGCTAGAATAAACACACAGATGACTATGATGCAAATAATCAGTGTGCTGGAGATTCTGGTATTCTCTAAAGTTGTAAAAACTCTGGCCCCTCCAGTATTACTGGTCTCTACAGCACTAGCATCATCATCCTTGTCTTGTAAGGAGGAATCGTCAGCCTCATCCACATGGGAGACATTGTTGGCCACGTCTGCTGGTTCGGTATCACTGTCCTCATCCACTGGGGCAACATCCTGAGCCTCATCCAATTGGGCGGCATCTTTGTCCTCATCCACTATGACGGAATCAAAGGCCTCATCCACTAGGGTGGAATCAAAGGCCTCATCCGCTGGAGTGGCATGGTCGGCCTCATCTGGTGTGGCTTCATAGTCGGTGTTGTCCGCTGGGACAGCATAGACAGCTGGGGCGAGAATAGCCGTCTTCACCTCTTTGGCGGAATCAAAGGCCTCGTCCGCTAGGGCGGAATCAATGGCCTCATCCGCTGGTGTGGCATGGTCGGCCTCATCTGCTGTGGCGTCATCATCGGCTTTGTCTGCTGGGGCAACATAGTTGGCTGGGAAGAGAATAGCAGACTTCACCACTTCGGCAGGAGCATCCTGAACAGCTTTGGCAGAAGCTAGGGCAGGAGCATCACCTTTCACCTCTGGGGTGTGGGTGGCCTCTACCGCAATGGCTGGGGcctatacaaataaaaaataaaatagtataTATCAGTGACTACTATAAAGATAAATATTGTCTGAAGTGAAAAAAGCTGCAGAATATCTTACATATAATGGGACATTTTTTAAAGTTGTTCCAAAGAAAACTGCTTAGAATTTGTGCCATTATAATTATGAACTAGACTGTCAATATTCTAGAATATTTTTAATAAAGAACACAAATGCCTGATTGTAGTGACCAAAAAAACACGTGCTACACTGTACACAGATACCTGTGAGACAGGTTTCACAAATTTTCCAGATGGGAACATGTATGAAAGTTGCTGTACAGGAAACTGTAGAACAGTGTTCCCCATAGAAACCCACTCCCGTTTCTGATGACATGACCGCCCAATGCTGAGTCGCTGCTCCTGTTTACATAAGtgatatgcgatcgcatctcactgtgtgtgcatgtgcagtattGCTGCTGTGCGTGAGCACTGGGCAGTAATAGTTCAGTATGTGGTCACATCGCTGATGCGATCCATACTGTATAAGGCCCTAAAGCCGATTGTACTTTAAAACAATATTCATTATATAACTGTTAAGTTGAATATTTTTGGTGAACAGCTAAAAtaaaaattgtgtcagtgtccaaatatatatgaacTTAACTCTATATGCAGAACATTTACACTCACACCTACCCAACTCATGATTATACTGTTGTTATTACTATTGcgaatgtgcagaacgggtcctgcgatcaCAGCGCAGATATGGGAacgcctctgccagattgacagcctggctgcgatggcaggaggcctGTCGCCATTTGATTTATTGGAGCGTCGGCATGTTATGCCAATCAGTCACCCCAATCACACCCACACCACGGCCCCATTTATAAGCCGTCACCCCCATTTCCCTGCCGCTGCCCACCGCAACGTTCTGTCTCTGCCTTGGATACGGAGCgtcgggtgccttgaggaccgcatttaagAACCTCCAACCTAGACTGTTTGGGTGCTTTGAGGACAGAGTTCGGGAACCACTGGTGTTGTGGGTTGTAGAAATAGTTtaaccaaatactttttttttgttgAATCCGCATTGGTGAAAATGgacccaaaaactgtaaaaaaactcCCGTAAGTTCAGCAAAAAAGGGGATCAGCTGCAAGTTTTCCGATCCATGTGGTTTTCACCAGTGCTGATTTTTCAACCAGTTGAAAAAATGACACGGGCATTCAATAGGTCGgatgtaaatttgacctaaaaataGGCCAAAAGtgacgttttttcgactggtcaaaaaaaaaaatgcactaaaTGAATATCCCCTATGTGtaaaaaatagtgatgagcgggttcggtttctcggaaaccgaacccccccgaacttcagcctttttacacgggtccgagccgtgctcggattctcccgtgtggctcgggtaaaccgagcgcgcccgaacgtcatcatcccgctgtcggattctcgcgagattcggattctatataagcagccgcgcgtcgccgccattttcacacgtgcattgagattgatagggagaggacgtggctggcgtcctctccgttatagtcataatagaaaagactaagagtgacattgttataattgtggggaggattggggacggggagcagctgttaggagtacagtgcagggttttgctgatagtagtgagtgtgaccaccagtttaatccgttctctgcctgaaa
Proteins encoded in this window:
- the LOC134958741 gene encoding serine-aspartate repeat-containing protein I-like, whose translation is MGNTVLQFPVQQLSYMFPSGKFVKPVSQAPAIAVEATHTPEVKGDAPALASAKAVQDAPAEVVKSAILFPANYVAPADKADDDATADEADHATPADEAIDSALADEAFDSAKEVKTAILAPAVYAVPADNTDYEATPDEADHATPADEAFDSTLVDEAFDSVIVDEDKDAAQLDEAQDVAPVDEDSDTEPADVANNVSHVDEADDSSLQDKDDDASAVETKLMITTILRPAACTPRPSVPDRPSSEELPAVTEEERSRSTASRSIVEKEQRVFEFVETLEPLCQNAQSPLVHKEEKKEKKRKKNGKKTKMHFLNI